One stretch of Pseudomonas fluorescens Q2-87 DNA includes these proteins:
- a CDS encoding LysR family transcriptional regulator: MDLFEAMQMFVRVVERGSFSAVARELNLGQPAVSKQIRALEQYLGGALLARSTRQLSLTDQGQRFYIESKEILASLDSARLSFANGQEQIAGPLRVAAPVSFGRLCIAPLVGEFLARHPQVRIDLRLSDQNEDVLKENIDLAIRIGVVKSEGLVAVSLGDSPRRVYASPAYLQQQGTPLEPADLARHNCLAFTLLEHYDVWRFDQDGKQHSVTIGGNITSNSSEAIREMVLSGLGVSLSPQWLFAADIRQGTVSELLADYQPMPLPISAVFSHDRRRSARTRAFVDFLRERL, encoded by the coding sequence ATGGATCTGTTCGAGGCAATGCAAATGTTCGTGCGGGTGGTGGAGCGCGGCTCGTTCTCGGCCGTCGCCAGGGAGCTGAACCTGGGCCAACCAGCGGTGAGCAAACAGATCCGCGCGTTGGAACAGTATCTGGGCGGAGCGTTGCTTGCCCGCAGCACCCGCCAGCTCTCGCTGACCGACCAGGGCCAGCGCTTCTACATCGAGAGCAAGGAAATACTCGCCAGCCTGGACAGCGCCCGACTCAGTTTCGCCAACGGGCAGGAACAGATCGCCGGGCCCCTGCGCGTGGCGGCGCCGGTAAGTTTCGGGAGGCTGTGCATCGCACCTTTGGTCGGCGAGTTCCTGGCGCGTCATCCGCAGGTGCGTATCGACCTGAGGCTGAGCGATCAAAACGAGGATGTGCTCAAGGAAAACATCGACCTCGCCATTCGCATCGGCGTGGTGAAGAGCGAAGGGCTGGTGGCCGTGTCACTCGGCGACAGCCCACGCCGCGTCTACGCCTCCCCCGCGTATCTGCAACAGCAGGGCACGCCCCTCGAACCCGCCGACCTGGCCCGCCATAACTGCTTGGCTTTCACGCTGCTGGAACACTACGACGTCTGGCGATTCGACCAGGATGGCAAACAGCACAGCGTGACGATTGGGGGCAACATAACCAGCAACAGCAGCGAGGCCATCCGGGAAATGGTGCTATCGGGGCTGGGTGTTTCGCTTTCCCCCCAGTGGTTGTTCGCCGCCGACATTCGCCAGGGAACCGTGTCGGAACTGCTTGCCGACTACCAGCCAATGCCGCTGCCCATCAGCGCGGTATTCAGCCACGACCGCCGCCGCTCGGCACGAACCCGCGCGTTTGTGGATTTTCTGCGGGAGCGGCTTTAA
- a CDS encoding MFS transporter, whose product MTATTHLPGERFSRSDYRTLGLAALGGALEIYDFIVFVFFALTLSQLFFPPQMPDWLRLLQSFGIFATGYLARPLGGILMAHFADRLGRKRVFSLSILMMALPCLLIGVMPTYAQIGYFAPLLLLALRILQGAAVGGEVPSAWVFVAEHAPLHHRGYALGFLQAGLTFGYLLGALTATALARIYTPQEILDYAWRLPFLLGGVFGVLGVWLRRWLSETPIFVALQANREDAAELPLRTVLRDHRQALLPAVILTCVLTSAVVVFVVITPTVMQKSFGMTPGHTFALSSLGIVFLNIGCVLAGLVVDRIGAWRTVMLYSLLLPLGIGVLYASLISGGAWLGLAYAVAGLGCGVVGAVPSVMVSLFPPKIRVSGISFTYNIAYALWASMTPLLLIALVPWSPWVCVGYCAVMGGVGMAAAMYFPARDTKSARSSLVCES is encoded by the coding sequence ATGACTGCCACCACTCATCTACCAGGCGAACGCTTCAGCCGATCCGACTACAGGACCCTGGGCCTCGCGGCCTTGGGCGGCGCGCTGGAGATCTACGACTTCATCGTCTTCGTATTCTTCGCGCTGACCCTCAGCCAGTTGTTCTTCCCGCCGCAAATGCCTGATTGGCTGCGCTTGCTGCAAAGCTTCGGGATTTTCGCCACGGGTTACCTGGCCCGGCCGCTGGGCGGCATCTTGATGGCGCACTTTGCCGATCGCCTGGGGCGCAAACGGGTGTTCAGCCTGAGCATCCTGATGATGGCCTTGCCATGCCTGCTCATCGGCGTGATGCCGACCTACGCGCAAATCGGATATTTCGCCCCGTTGCTGTTGCTGGCGTTGCGCATCCTGCAGGGCGCCGCGGTGGGCGGTGAAGTGCCCAGTGCCTGGGTGTTCGTGGCCGAGCATGCGCCGCTGCATCACCGCGGCTACGCCCTGGGCTTCCTCCAGGCCGGCCTCACGTTCGGCTACTTGCTGGGCGCCTTGACTGCCACGGCGCTGGCGCGGATCTACACGCCGCAGGAGATTCTCGATTACGCCTGGCGCCTGCCTTTTCTGCTGGGCGGTGTCTTCGGCGTGCTTGGCGTCTGGCTGCGCCGCTGGCTGAGCGAAACGCCAATCTTCGTGGCCCTGCAAGCCAATCGCGAAGACGCGGCGGAATTGCCGCTGCGCACGGTTCTGCGGGACCACCGGCAGGCCTTGCTCCCCGCCGTCATCCTGACTTGCGTGCTGACCTCCGCCGTAGTGGTGTTCGTGGTCATCACCCCGACCGTGATGCAAAAGAGCTTCGGCATGACCCCCGGCCACACCTTCGCCCTGAGCAGCCTGGGCATCGTCTTCCTGAACATCGGCTGTGTCCTGGCCGGCCTTGTCGTCGACCGCATCGGCGCGTGGCGCACCGTCATGCTCTACAGTCTGTTACTGCCCCTGGGCATCGGCGTGCTCTACGCCAGCCTGATCAGTGGCGGCGCCTGGCTGGGCCTGGCCTACGCCGTGGCCGGCCTGGGTTGCGGCGTGGTTGGCGCGGTGCCTTCGGTGATGGTCAGCCTGTTCCCACCCAAAATCCGCGTGTCGGGCATCTCGTTCACCTACAACATCGCCTACGCGCTGTGGGCCAGCATGACTCCGTTGTTGCTGATTGCGCTGGTGCCGTGGAGCCCGTGGGTGTGCGTGGGGTATTGCGCTGTGATGGGGGGCGTTGGGATGGCGGCGGCGATGTATTTTCCGGCGCGGGACACCAAGTCGGCGCGGTCGTCCTTGGTGTGTGAGTCCTGA
- a CDS encoding YbhB/YbcL family Raf kinase inhibitor-like protein, with translation MTRLNSPTSWLAAVALVLCAQGVAQAEERFTLNIPGVSDDRLFTAAAASDANNCGGKNISPALSWNAGPPGTLSYAIVMLDPDGQRGQGVDHWVYYGIKASTRQIPAGAGTKPALEGMTGINSKNTHGYIGPCPPIGDSAHHYLIQLFALDLPPDALPAGLTRAQLMEKINGHVLRNSSVVRRYHR, from the coding sequence ATGACCCGATTGAACTCCCCAACTTCCTGGCTGGCGGCCGTCGCCCTGGTGCTGTGCGCACAAGGGGTTGCCCAGGCCGAGGAGCGTTTCACCCTTAACATCCCCGGCGTGTCGGACGACCGCCTGTTCACCGCTGCGGCGGCCAGCGATGCCAACAATTGTGGCGGCAAGAATATTTCCCCGGCCCTGAGCTGGAACGCCGGGCCGCCCGGTACCCTGAGCTATGCCATCGTCATGTTGGACCCGGACGGCCAAAGGGGGCAGGGCGTCGACCACTGGGTCTATTACGGCATCAAGGCCTCCACGCGGCAGATTCCGGCAGGTGCGGGCACCAAGCCTGCGCTGGAAGGCATGACCGGTATCAACAGCAAGAACACCCACGGCTACATCGGTCCTTGCCCGCCCATCGGCGACAGCGCCCATCATTACTTGATCCAGCTCTTTGCCTTGGACCTGCCGCCGGATGCGCTGCCTGCCGGCCTGACACGCGCTCAGCTGATGGAAAAGATCAACGGCCATGTCCTGCGCAACAGCAGCGTAGTGCGCCGCTACCACCGCTAA
- a CDS encoding FAD-dependent oxidoreductase, with the protein MPLHQVARLADVREDRGLEVSIDDKPILLLRSGGQVRAFQGKCPHAGAPLAKGAVCHGRLICPWHKAAFRAEDGALCEPPALDSLERYHVEIRDSEVWVDDQPLPSERIPPADDPRTFAIIGAGAAGTACAAALREKGFGGRIQLIDREAEAGYDRTVLSKYVLAGDMALDKTPPLRDETYYTQQRIERIRAEVTHLDSKTRQIQLGDGQRLGYDAVLIATGGVPKTPDLPGIDLPQVFVLRSIDHTRQILDSAQPGQRAVIIGDSFIAMEVASSLRKRELSVTVLARHAVPFAAQLGDSIGKAILARHRANGVVYHSDGEAVRIEGTDKVEAVVLDNGQRFATDLVIIGVGVRPATEPFSGLPREQDQSLTVDAGMRVTDGVWAVGDIATFPLSGQPQRIEHWRLAQQQARIAAANMLGGEEHYLDVPFFWTYHFGKRYDYLGHAEQWDEVEFKGTPEHPPFIALLGKNGLVAAAVACDEGRAMAALAQRMKQPLPLDEAWRLVRDFSS; encoded by the coding sequence ATGCCACTGCATCAAGTCGCCCGCCTCGCCGATGTGCGCGAAGATCGCGGCCTGGAAGTCAGCATCGACGACAAGCCTATCCTGCTGCTGCGCTCAGGCGGCCAGGTGCGCGCCTTCCAGGGCAAATGCCCACATGCCGGCGCGCCCCTGGCCAAGGGCGCGGTATGCCATGGGCGGTTGATCTGCCCTTGGCACAAGGCTGCGTTCCGGGCCGAAGACGGCGCCCTGTGCGAGCCGCCGGCCCTCGACAGCCTGGAGCGCTATCACGTAGAGATACGCGACAGCGAAGTCTGGGTCGATGACCAACCGTTGCCGTCCGAACGAATCCCGCCGGCCGATGATCCACGGACCTTCGCCATCATCGGGGCCGGGGCAGCCGGCACGGCTTGCGCGGCGGCGTTGCGCGAGAAGGGTTTTGGCGGGCGCATCCAGCTGATCGACCGTGAAGCCGAGGCCGGATACGACCGCACGGTGCTGAGCAAATACGTGTTGGCCGGCGACATGGCACTCGACAAGACCCCGCCGCTGCGCGATGAAACGTATTACACCCAGCAACGCATCGAGAGAATTCGCGCAGAGGTCACGCATCTGGATTCCAAGACCCGACAGATCCAGCTCGGCGATGGTCAGCGCTTGGGCTATGACGCGGTGCTCATTGCTACAGGTGGGGTTCCCAAGACACCAGACCTGCCCGGTATCGATTTACCGCAGGTCTTCGTGCTGCGCTCGATAGACCATACCCGGCAGATCCTCGACAGCGCTCAGCCGGGACAACGAGCGGTGATCATCGGCGACAGTTTTATCGCCATGGAAGTCGCCTCGTCACTGCGCAAGCGCGAGCTGAGCGTCACCGTGCTGGCCCGGCATGCGGTGCCGTTCGCCGCGCAGCTGGGGGACAGCATCGGCAAGGCAATATTGGCCCGACATCGGGCCAACGGCGTGGTGTACCACAGCGATGGCGAAGCAGTGCGGATCGAGGGCACGGACAAAGTCGAAGCCGTGGTGCTGGATAACGGCCAGCGCTTTGCCACAGACCTGGTCATCATCGGCGTCGGCGTGCGACCCGCCACCGAGCCGTTTTCGGGCTTGCCACGGGAACAGGATCAGTCACTGACCGTGGATGCCGGCATGCGCGTCACCGACGGTGTATGGGCGGTCGGCGATATCGCGACGTTTCCCCTCAGCGGCCAGCCGCAGCGCATCGAACATTGGCGCCTGGCCCAGCAACAGGCGCGCATCGCCGCAGCGAACATGCTCGGTGGCGAGGAACACTACCTGGATGTGCCGTTTTTCTGGACCTATCACTTCGGCAAGCGCTACGACTACCTCGGCCATGCCGAGCAATGGGATGAAGTGGAGTTCAAGGGCACGCCCGAACATCCACCCTTTATCGCGCTGCTGGGCAAAAACGGCCTGGTCGCCGCCGCGGTGGCCTGCGATGAAGGCCGGGCCATGGCCGCGCTGGCACAGCGCATGAAACAACCGCTGCCGCTGGACGAGGCGTGGCGCTTGGTGCGGGATTTTTCGTCTTAG
- the pgaD gene encoding poly-beta-1,6-N-acetyl-D-glucosamine biosynthesis protein PgaD: MKIIRTRQRPFLVVIDVLFTVLAWVGLLYLLVSGLWPLFDSHAGPRLGGSAFDTLGTLQIYGWIALVNAVVLIAWARYQQRKSRSFAQRRLPAPVVDDQGLSDSFKLTDGRLDTLRQPGSKIIHNNQDGDISHVVPHFHLLGPELQPPPLAPLERPRVIHLPADQSVH; encoded by the coding sequence ATGAAAATTATCCGGACCCGGCAACGGCCCTTCCTGGTGGTCATCGATGTGCTGTTTACGGTGTTGGCGTGGGTTGGGTTGCTGTACCTGCTGGTTAGTGGATTGTGGCCGCTGTTCGACAGCCACGCCGGCCCGCGACTCGGCGGCTCGGCCTTCGACACCCTCGGGACGCTGCAAATCTACGGCTGGATTGCGTTGGTCAACGCGGTCGTCCTGATCGCCTGGGCGCGTTATCAGCAGCGTAAAAGCCGCAGCTTCGCCCAGCGTCGACTGCCGGCTCCGGTGGTGGACGACCAAGGCCTCAGCGACAGTTTCAAATTGACCGATGGACGCCTGGATACGTTGCGCCAACCTGGCTCGAAGATCATCCATAACAATCAGGATGGCGACATCAGCCATGTCGTGCCGCATTTCCATCTGCTCGGCCCTGAGTTGCAGCCACCGCCCCTGGCACCGCTGGAACGGCCACGGGTGATCCACTTGCCGGCTGATCAGTCCGTGCATTGA
- the pgaC gene encoding poly-beta-1,6-N-acetyl-D-glucosamine synthase codes for MLDRLLALLVLAIVLGVPLGLIFLVTGQFLMDFVFFYPLFMSGLWIAGGLYFWLHWERHWPWKDDTLPPPLAGEPLISILVPCFNEGDNVVDTIHAALGQHYPNIEVIAINDGSKDNTAQMLDQLAAEDPRLRVLHLAENQGKAVALRMGAIAARSEYLVCIDGDALLAPNTCAYLVAPMLDNARLGAVTGNPRIRTRSTLVGRVQVGEFSSIIGLIKRTQRVFGRIFTVSGVIVAFRRTALHRVGYWSPDMITEDIDISWKLQLDHWSIFYEPRALCWILMPETLRGLWRQRLRWAQGGAEVLFKNIRGIWQYRHRYLWPLLFEYCLSTGWAFTFLLSVIFWGAGKFVEMPAAIAVDHLMPPAFTGLLLAVVCLLQFAVSILIDRRYEKGLWHIMFWVVWYPLVFWLISLFTTLVSFPKVLFGQHQKRARWVSPDRGIKPFDDQEEEVIR; via the coding sequence ATGCTCGACAGACTGCTCGCCCTGCTGGTGCTGGCGATCGTCCTTGGGGTGCCCCTGGGCCTGATCTTCCTGGTCACCGGGCAATTCCTGATGGACTTCGTGTTCTTTTACCCATTGTTCATGTCCGGGCTGTGGATCGCCGGCGGCCTGTATTTCTGGCTGCACTGGGAGCGCCATTGGCCATGGAAGGACGACACCTTGCCACCGCCGTTGGCCGGCGAGCCGCTGATCAGCATCCTGGTTCCTTGCTTCAACGAAGGTGACAACGTCGTCGACACCATCCACGCGGCGCTGGGCCAGCACTACCCGAACATCGAAGTCATCGCAATCAACGACGGCTCGAAGGACAACACCGCCCAGATGCTCGACCAACTGGCCGCCGAGGATCCGCGCCTGCGGGTGCTGCACTTGGCAGAAAACCAGGGCAAAGCCGTGGCCCTGCGTATGGGCGCCATCGCTGCGCGCAGTGAATATTTGGTGTGCATCGATGGGGACGCATTGCTGGCACCCAACACGTGCGCCTATCTGGTGGCGCCGATGCTCGACAACGCCCGCCTCGGCGCGGTGACCGGCAACCCGCGCATTCGCACCCGTTCTACTTTGGTGGGCCGGGTCCAGGTCGGCGAATTCTCCTCGATCATCGGCCTGATCAAGCGCACCCAGCGGGTTTTCGGACGGATCTTTACCGTCTCCGGCGTCATCGTCGCGTTCCGTCGCACGGCCCTGCACCGGGTTGGCTACTGGAGTCCGGACATGATCACCGAAGACATCGACATCAGTTGGAAGCTGCAGCTGGACCACTGGAGCATTTTCTACGAGCCTCGGGCGCTGTGCTGGATTCTCATGCCCGAAACCCTGCGTGGCTTGTGGCGGCAGCGGCTACGTTGGGCCCAGGGTGGCGCCGAGGTGCTGTTCAAGAACATCCGAGGCATCTGGCAATACCGCCACCGCTATCTGTGGCCGCTGCTGTTCGAATATTGCCTGTCCACCGGCTGGGCATTCACCTTCCTGCTGTCGGTGATCTTCTGGGGTGCCGGTAAATTCGTCGAGATGCCGGCCGCTATCGCGGTGGATCACCTCATGCCGCCGGCCTTCACCGGGCTGTTGCTGGCAGTGGTGTGCCTGTTGCAGTTCGCGGTAAGCATCCTGATCGATCGGCGCTACGAAAAAGGCTTGTGGCACATCATGTTCTGGGTGGTCTGGTACCCATTGGTGTTCTGGCTGATCAGCCTGTTCACCACCCTGGTGAGCTTTCCAAAAGTGCTGTTCGGGCAGCATCAGAAGCGTGCGCGTTGGGTCAGCCCGGACCGCGGGATCAAACCGTTCGACGATCAGGAAGAGGAAGTCATCCGATGA
- the pgaB gene encoding poly-beta-1,6-N-acetyl-D-glucosamine N-deacetylase PgaB, giving the protein MPVISRFILLLGVLLISACAQQAPAFTPPSLRPLAANDAPWPKNHVLGIAYHDVEDLDPDQALVAVRTERLIEQLAWLRENNYQPVTVDQIITARNGGPELPPRAVLLSFDDGYSSFYTRVMPILRAYNWPAILAPVGSWVDTPLNQPVDFAGVPRKRSEFLTWEQIREVSKSGLVEIAAHTDANHKGVLANPQGNQQPAATTRRYDPATGNYETEADFQARLRKDVAAISEKIRKVTGYSPRVWVWPYGEADGTALQVIGSEGYEMALTLEDGLDSLDNLMSGPRFLVSSDPDGAHFAESVVSVQTLEPMRVVHVDLDYVYDPDPVQQEANVGRLIQRISDLGANTVFLQAFADPKGDGLVHSLYFPNRHLPVRADLFDRVAWQLRTRANAKVYAWMPVLSFALDAKLQRVQRWDPETGKTGVAPDQYVRLSPFDPAVRKVIGEIYEDLARMSSLDGVLYHDDAVFSDFEDAGPAALKVYGANGLPASIAALRDDPAAMQRWTRFKSRYLIDFTQELTAKVRAIRGPQVLTARNIFAEPMLNPQSEAWFAQNLDDFLGAYDWTAPMAMPLMEKQTRKQSGPWLERLVDTVKARPGALKRTVFELQARDWDSKPVSDIDGEQLADWMGRLKRKGVTSFGYYPDNFIEDQPPVKTVRPALSNKWNP; this is encoded by the coding sequence ATGCCCGTTATTTCGCGATTCATCCTTCTGCTGGGGGTCTTGCTGATCAGCGCTTGTGCCCAGCAAGCCCCGGCGTTCACGCCGCCCTCGCTGCGTCCGCTGGCCGCCAACGATGCGCCATGGCCCAAGAACCATGTGCTCGGCATCGCCTACCACGACGTCGAGGACCTTGACCCGGACCAGGCGCTGGTGGCCGTGCGTACCGAGCGGCTGATCGAGCAACTGGCATGGCTGCGGGAAAACAACTATCAGCCGGTCACCGTCGACCAGATCATTACCGCCCGCAATGGCGGCCCCGAACTGCCGCCCCGTGCGGTGCTGCTGAGCTTCGACGATGGCTATTCGAGCTTCTACACCCGCGTCATGCCTATTCTGCGTGCCTATAACTGGCCGGCGATCCTGGCTCCGGTCGGCAGCTGGGTGGACACGCCGTTGAACCAGCCGGTGGATTTCGCCGGCGTCCCGCGCAAGCGTTCCGAGTTCTTGACCTGGGAGCAGATTCGCGAAGTTTCAAAGTCGGGCCTGGTGGAAATCGCCGCCCACACCGACGCCAATCACAAAGGTGTACTCGCCAACCCGCAAGGCAACCAACAGCCTGCGGCGACGACACGGCGCTACGATCCGGCCACCGGAAACTATGAAACCGAAGCCGATTTCCAGGCACGCCTGCGTAAGGACGTCGCCGCCATTTCCGAAAAAATTCGTAAGGTCACCGGCTACAGCCCACGCGTCTGGGTCTGGCCTTATGGGGAAGCCGACGGCACCGCGCTACAGGTGATTGGCAGCGAGGGTTATGAAATGGCCCTGACCCTGGAGGATGGTCTCGACAGCCTCGATAACTTGATGAGTGGCCCGCGCTTTCTGGTGTCGTCCGATCCGGATGGCGCTCATTTCGCCGAAAGCGTCGTATCCGTGCAGACGCTTGAGCCGATGCGCGTGGTGCATGTCGATTTGGATTACGTTTACGACCCGGATCCCGTGCAGCAGGAAGCCAACGTCGGCAGGTTGATCCAACGCATTTCCGACCTCGGCGCCAACACGGTATTCCTGCAAGCCTTTGCCGATCCGAAAGGCGACGGTCTGGTGCACTCACTGTACTTCCCCAACCGCCACCTGCCGGTACGGGCCGACTTGTTCGACCGGGTTGCCTGGCAATTGCGCACCCGGGCCAATGCCAAGGTCTATGCCTGGATGCCGGTGCTCAGTTTCGCCCTGGACGCGAAACTGCAACGGGTACAACGCTGGGATCCGGAAACGGGCAAGACCGGTGTTGCCCCGGATCAGTATGTGCGCTTGTCGCCGTTCGACCCGGCGGTGCGCAAGGTCATCGGCGAAATCTATGAAGACCTGGCGCGGATGAGTTCCCTGGACGGCGTCCTGTACCACGACGACGCGGTGTTCTCCGACTTTGAGGATGCCGGCCCGGCGGCCTTGAAAGTCTACGGCGCCAACGGCTTGCCGGCGTCCATCGCTGCCCTGCGGGACGATCCGGCGGCGATGCAGCGCTGGACCCGCTTCAAGAGCCGCTACCTGATCGACTTCACTCAGGAGCTGACCGCCAAGGTCCGGGCGATTCGCGGCCCGCAGGTACTGACGGCGCGCAATATCTTTGCCGAGCCGATGCTCAATCCGCAAAGCGAAGCCTGGTTCGCCCAGAACCTCGACGACTTCCTCGGCGCCTACGACTGGACTGCACCGATGGCCATGCCGCTGATGGAGAAGCAGACCCGCAAGCAGTCAGGCCCCTGGCTCGAGCGCTTGGTGGACACCGTCAAGGCTCGCCCCGGCGCGCTCAAGCGCACGGTGTTCGAACTGCAGGCTCGTGACTGGGACAGCAAGCCGGTCAGCGACATCGACGGCGAACAATTGGCCGACTGGATGGGGCGGCTCAAGCGCAAAGGCGTGACCAGTTTTGGCTACTACCCGGACAACTTCATCGAAGACCAGCCCCCTGTGAAAACCGTGCGGCCGGCGCTCTCCAACAAGTGGAATCCTTGA
- the pgaA gene encoding poly-beta-1,6 N-acetyl-D-glucosamine export porin PgaA, protein MPRTVGPFIQRGLRPLFRVALCSQLCWPLLACADSAYDQKVLDARAGHYTPALSELHQVPAGQASTAQISDHLQIASWAGLDAEVVDVYESQGRHRDLPIQALTATARAYRNLKRWDSAAELYRQALVIDPQSADLQLGLALTQADGGKPDEAVSRARAMVAAKPTDPMRRLALGYALSRANNPHEALFEYDQAFTRAGNKPEVAREYIIALQRARLPEPALRLARLQPGLIDRGVQRRLEGDVAAERVRLSDMTSRSESERFVIADRALADYDKLLATWTPVAQAHDDVLRWRIDRMGALNARARRAEVITEYQKLIAEGVSIPTYALRWVASSYLEQRQPEIAIDLYRRVLAAPDADPADRFEDNTALYYALLEGEQSEEARALAEDMAKSQRPRIELKGLPIGNPNDEWMDAQQLAAQAGTYGADLPSAEARLEELVIQGPGNTGMRLAQADLYQARDWPRRSESLLKEVEATIPRNRDLEIAQARAAMDLQEWRQLDALTDDVVARYSENAHVKRLQRQRDVHDMAELRIEAYTGKSYGGGNGDAGAVTGSRDFGIETLLYSPPIDEDWRLFGGAGYATGDFEEGTGHHRWQRLGVERRTRDMTLEAEVSSHSYGSGDKQGARLAVARDIDDHWQYGGSLDYLSANTPLRALNSGVRANGGSGFVRWRANESREWRLAVSPSHFSDGNHRLETQLTGREGVYSTPRLQVQLGLDVAASRNSGSNEVPYFNPKSDFSVMPTVSANHVLYRRYETTWSQQFQVGAGTYSQRDYSTAAMGLLSYGQRFLWNDVVEAGATLSWLNRPYDGDRESDLRLLVDLTYRF, encoded by the coding sequence ATGCCGCGTACTGTGGGTCCTTTTATTCAACGTGGTTTGCGCCCGTTGTTTCGCGTCGCGCTGTGCAGCCAATTGTGCTGGCCGCTGTTGGCGTGCGCCGATTCCGCCTATGACCAGAAGGTGCTCGACGCCCGTGCCGGCCATTACACGCCGGCACTGAGCGAACTACACCAGGTGCCGGCGGGCCAAGCCAGCACCGCACAAATCAGCGACCACCTGCAGATCGCCAGTTGGGCTGGCCTCGATGCCGAGGTGGTGGATGTCTATGAAAGCCAAGGGCGGCATCGCGACTTGCCAATCCAGGCACTGACGGCAACCGCACGGGCCTATCGCAACCTCAAGCGCTGGGATTCGGCCGCTGAGCTCTATCGCCAGGCCTTGGTGATCGACCCTCAAAGTGCCGATCTGCAACTGGGCCTCGCCCTGACCCAAGCCGACGGTGGCAAGCCCGACGAAGCCGTCAGTCGGGCCCGGGCCATGGTCGCCGCCAAGCCGACAGACCCCATGCGTCGATTGGCGCTAGGCTACGCTCTGAGCCGCGCAAACAACCCTCATGAAGCGCTGTTCGAATACGATCAGGCCTTCACTCGCGCTGGCAACAAGCCGGAAGTGGCGCGTGAATACATCATTGCCCTGCAACGTGCCCGGCTGCCCGAACCGGCGCTGCGTCTGGCACGTCTACAGCCGGGGCTGATTGACCGTGGCGTGCAACGACGTTTGGAGGGCGACGTAGCGGCTGAGCGGGTACGCCTGTCCGACATGACGAGCCGCAGCGAGTCGGAGCGTTTCGTCATTGCTGACCGTGCCCTGGCCGACTACGACAAGCTACTCGCCACCTGGACGCCCGTGGCGCAGGCCCATGACGACGTGCTCCGTTGGCGCATCGATCGCATGGGGGCGCTCAACGCCCGCGCCCGTCGGGCTGAAGTGATCACCGAATATCAAAAGCTCATCGCAGAAGGCGTGAGCATTCCGACTTATGCCTTGCGCTGGGTAGCGTCTTCGTACCTGGAACAGCGCCAGCCGGAAATCGCTATCGACCTTTACCGTCGCGTGCTGGCGGCGCCTGACGCCGATCCGGCGGACCGTTTCGAAGACAATACCGCGCTCTACTACGCGCTGCTGGAAGGCGAACAATCCGAAGAGGCCCGTGCGCTGGCCGAAGACATGGCGAAATCCCAGCGTCCACGCATCGAGCTCAAGGGCCTGCCGATCGGCAACCCCAACGATGAATGGATGGACGCCCAACAGCTCGCCGCCCAGGCGGGGACCTACGGCGCCGACTTGCCCTCTGCCGAGGCGCGCCTGGAAGAATTGGTCATTCAGGGCCCTGGCAACACCGGCATGCGCCTGGCCCAGGCCGATCTTTATCAGGCCCGTGATTGGCCGCGCCGCTCGGAAAGCTTGCTCAAGGAAGTTGAGGCCACGATCCCGCGCAACCGTGACCTGGAAATCGCCCAGGCCCGTGCCGCCATGGACTTGCAGGAGTGGCGACAGTTGGATGCGCTGACCGACGACGTGGTCGCCCGCTATTCAGAAAATGCCCACGTCAAACGCCTGCAACGCCAGCGCGACGTGCACGACATGGCCGAACTGCGCATCGAAGCCTACACCGGCAAGAGTTATGGCGGCGGTAACGGCGACGCCGGTGCGGTCACTGGCAGCCGTGACTTTGGTATCGAAACCCTGCTCTACAGCCCGCCCATCGACGAGGACTGGCGGTTATTCGGCGGCGCCGGCTACGCCACCGGTGATTTCGAGGAAGGCACCGGGCACCATCGTTGGCAGCGCCTGGGTGTGGAGCGCCGCACCCGGGACATGACATTGGAAGCCGAGGTTTCCAGTCATTCCTACGGTTCCGGCGACAAGCAGGGCGCGCGCCTGGCCGTGGCCCGGGACATCGATGATCACTGGCAGTACGGCGGTAGCCTGGATTACCTCTCGGCCAACACTCCGCTGCGGGCGCTCAACAGTGGCGTACGCGCCAACGGTGGGAGTGGTTTCGTTCGATGGCGAGCCAATGAAAGCCGTGAGTGGCGGTTGGCTGTCAGCCCATCGCACTTCAGCGATGGCAATCACCGTCTGGAGACCCAGTTGACCGGTCGCGAAGGCGTCTACAGCACGCCGCGCCTGCAAGTTCAGCTGGGGCTGGACGTGGCGGCCAGCCGCAACAGCGGTTCCAACGAAGTGCCTTACTTCAATCCCAAGTCGGACTTCAGCGTCATGCCGACCGTGAGCGCCAATCACGTGTTGTATCGCCGCTACGAAACCACCTGGAGCCAGCAGTTCCAGGTCGGTGCCGGTACTTACAGCCAACGCGACTACAGCACCGCTGCCATGGGGTTGCTCAGCTATGGCCAGCGTTTCCTCTGGAACGATGTGGTCGAGGCCGGCGCCACGCTGAGCTGGCTCAACCGCCCTTACGACGGCGATCGCGAAAGCGACCTGCGCCTGCTTGTCGACCTCACCTACCGCTTCTAG